A single window of Rhodamnia argentea isolate NSW1041297 chromosome 5, ASM2092103v1, whole genome shotgun sequence DNA harbors:
- the LOC115742207 gene encoding glycosyltransferase-like KOBITO 1: MPSHLHTSLRANAPSFYSNSSSSSPSQSFAAKLLLLLTLLPLSLALLAFALQWRGGLTDPTTRWAPPGSSHLFPGMDNASPLSSISRHSSPSSSSSSDCAHLARSASPSFPYYRDWKFDFGSSLKPKICVTTSTSAGLDQILPWMFYHKVIGVTTFFLFVEGKAASPSISKVLESIPGVKVIYRTRELEEQQAKSRIWNETWLSGFFYKPCNYELFVKQSLNMEMAIVMARDAGMDWIIHLDTDELMHPAGAQEYSLRQLLMDVPGNVDMVVFPNYESSVERDNIKDPFSEVLMFKKNYDHLPKDTYFGMYKESTRGNPNYFLTYGNGKSAARIQDHLRPNGAHRWHNYMKTPNEVKLEEAAVLHYTYAKFSDLTSRRDRCGCKPTKEDVKRCFMLEFDRSAFIIASTATEDEMLNWYREHVVWGDKDVKMKLLRKGILTRIYAPMAIIQGLRESGVFSSVIASTPSILSRDKFLSLIGGGNSSRAVASESLPSRKAGRGVEHHSTARKILDVEASAAASHAPAIPPLSAPGIRGYISDEVY; this comes from the exons ATGCCGAGCCACCTCCACACTTCTCTCCGAGCAAACGCACCTTCCTTCTACTCGAActcctcgtcgtcgtcgccgtcgcaGTCCTTCGCTGCGAAGCTTCTCCTCCTGCTGaccctcctccctctctccctcgctctccTGGCCTTCGCCCTCCAATGGCGCGGCGGCCTCACCGACCCCACCACCCGCTGGGCCCCTCCCGGATCCAGCCACCTCTTCCCCGGCATGGACAACGCCTCCcctctctcctccatctcccgccactcttctccttcttcctcgtcTTCATCTGATTGTGCCCATCTCGCTCGCAGTGCCTCTCCTTCCTTCCCGTACTACCGGGATTGGAAGTTCGATTTCGGATCCAGTCTAAAGCCaaag ATATGCGTAACAACAAGTACCTCAGCTGGTTTGGATCAGATTCTGCCATGGATGTTTTACCATAAGGTTATTGGAGTCACaaccttctttttatttgttgaagGGAAGGCTGCATCTCCTAGCATATCAAAAGTTCTTGAATCTATTCCA GGTGTAAAAGTGATATACAGAACAAGAGAGCTAGAAGAGCAGCAAGCTAAAAG TCGAATCTGGAATGAGACTTGGCTATCGGGTTTCTTTTACAAACCATGCAATTATGAGCTATTTGTGAAGCAATCTCTCAATATGGAGATGGCCATCGTCATGGCAAGG GATGCTGGAATGGATTGGATAATTCATCTTGATACAGACGAGCTGATGCACCCTGCTGGTGCACAAGAATATTCTCTGAGGCAATTACTGATGGATGTTCCTGGTAATGTGGACATGGTTGTATTTCCGAACTAT GAGAGCAGTGTAGAGCGTGACAACATCAAAGATCCTTTCAGTGAG GTCTTGATgttcaagaaaaattatgaCCATCTTCCAAAAGATACTTACTTTGGAATGTACAAAGAATCGACTCGTGGTAATCCGAACTACTTCTTGACTTATGGAAATGGGAAATCAGCTGCCCGAATTCAGGATCATCTTCGACCTAATGGAGCACACAGATGGCAcaattacatgaaaaccccCAA TGAGGTCAAGCTGGAAGAGGCTGCTGTTCTACATTACACGTACGCCAAGTTCTCAGATTTGACTTCTAGGCGTGATAGGTGTGGCTGCAAGCCCACAAAGGAAGATGTTAAAAGATGCTTCATGTTAGAATTTGACAGATCA GCATTCATAATCGCTTCAACCGCTACTGAGGATGAAATGCTAAACTG gtATCGGGAACATGTTGTCTGGGGTGACAAAGATGTAAAAATGAAACTCCTAAGAAAAGGCATCCTAACTCGCATATATGCTCCAATG GCTATTATACAAGGCCTGAGGGAATCCGGTGTCTTCAGCTCTGTCATCGCATCCACCCCATCAATTCTATCAAGAGACAAGTTCTTATCTCTGATTGGTGGTGGTAATTCATCTAGAGCAGTTGCCTCGGAATCCCTCCCATCAAGAAAGGCTGGAAGAGGCGTGGAACACCACTCAACTGCAAGGAAGATCTTGGATGTTGAAGCCAGTGCTGCTGCTTCTCATGCACCAGCCATCCCACCGCTGTCGGCCCCAGGAATAAGAGGatacatctcggatgaagtatATTAG